In Synechococcus sp. PCC 6312, one genomic interval encodes:
- a CDS encoding SDR family oxidoreductase, with translation MNGKVVVVVGATGGIGQALVPELAKLGTKLVLASRNLDKLTNLEMALPPQSPVLIQPTDITDYSQVQALMAAAKAEFGKIDVLVNAAGAGILKQYNKIEPADLDTMLDLNLKGNFYTSQLAAEAMKETKGGHICNVIGILGKHSMAMGSAYCASKFGAVGFSKCMADELKRFGIKFTLFYFGGIDSPFWDQVSLKVDRSKMLSPTTAAQSILFALQAEPQAVPMEINIQPESHLFF, from the coding sequence GTGAACGGAAAAGTTGTCGTGGTGGTGGGTGCAACTGGAGGCATTGGCCAGGCCTTGGTTCCAGAATTAGCCAAACTCGGGACAAAGCTGGTTCTCGCTAGTCGTAATCTTGACAAACTCACGAATTTAGAGATGGCCTTGCCCCCGCAAAGCCCGGTGTTAATTCAGCCCACAGACATTACCGACTACAGCCAAGTCCAAGCTCTGATGGCCGCCGCAAAGGCAGAATTTGGCAAAATTGATGTCTTAGTCAACGCGGCTGGAGCAGGAATTCTGAAGCAATACAACAAAATTGAACCGGCCGATCTTGATACGATGCTGGATTTGAACTTGAAAGGGAACTTCTACACCAGTCAACTTGCGGCAGAGGCGATGAAGGAAACGAAGGGCGGTCATATCTGTAATGTGATTGGGATTTTGGGCAAACACTCCATGGCCATGGGGTCAGCCTATTGCGCCTCGAAATTTGGGGCAGTGGGTTTTAGTAAATGTATGGCCGATGAACTGAAGCGATTTGGGATTAAATTTACCCTGTTTTATTTCGGTGGGATTGATTCACCCTTTTGGGATCAGGTCAGCTTGAAAGTGGATCGCAGCAAAATGTTAAGTCCAACCACTGCGGCCCAGAGCATTCTATTTGCCCTGCAAGCAGAACCCCAGGCCGTGCCCATGGAAATTAACATCCAACCTGAGAGTCATTTATTTTTCTAG
- the rpoB gene encoding DNA-directed RNA polymerase subunit beta: MASNQIYTPPAFTLPDLVEIQRASFRWFLEEGLIEELASFSPITDYTGKIELHFLAQNYKLKQPKYSVDEAKRRDATYSMQMYVPTRLINKENGNIIDQDVFIGDLPLMTDRGTFIINGAERVIVNQIVRSPGVYYKSETDKNGRRSYNASLIPNRGAWLKFETDKNDLIWVRIDKTRKLSAHVLLKALGLSDGEIMERMRHPEYYQKTIEKEGKFTEEDALLELYRKLRPGEPPTVSGGQQLLESRFFDPKRYDLGRVGRYKLNKKLQLTIPDTTRVLTPEDILAAIDYLINLEFDLGSVDDIDHLGNRRVRSVGELLQNQVRVGLNRLERIIRERMTVSDTDNLSPASLVNPKPLVAAIKEFFGSSQLSQFMDQTNPLAELTHKRRLSALGPGGLTRERAGFAVRDIHPSHYGRICPIETPEGPNAGLIGSLATHARVNEYGFIETPFYPVKDGKVLKEQAPLYMTADEEDDKRVAPGDIPTDEQGYILGEVVPVRYRQDFTTTTPDQVDFVAVSPVQIISVATSLIPFLEHDDANRALMGSNMQRQAVPLLRSTRPLVGTGLESQAARDSGMVILSRTDGEVTYVAANLIKVRSPQGQEISYYLQKYHRSNQDTCLNQRPLVFAGDQVKAGQVIADGSATEGGELALGQNIMVAYMPWEGYNYEDAILISERLVQEDIYTSIHVEKYEIEARQTKLGPEEITREVPNVSEDSLRQLNETGIIRVGAYVESGDILVGKVTPKGESDQPPEEKLLRAIFGEKARDVRDNSLRVPNGERGRVVDVRVFTREQGDELPPGANMVVRVYVAQKRKIQVGDKMAGRHGNKGIISRILPAEDMPFLPDGTPVDIVLNPLGVPSRMNVGQVYECLLGWAGQNLGMRFKITPFDEMHGLEKSRETVHEKLRQAREATGHDWVFDPENPGKLQVFDGRTGEPFDRPITVGMAYMLKLVHLVDDKIHARSTGPYSLVTQQPLGGKAQQGGQRFGEMEVWALEAYGAAYILQELLTVKSDDMQGRNEALNAIVKGQSIPRPGTPESFKVLMRELQSLCLDISVKKVATAGDDDFTTVKVDPEVDLMADVMQRRAPARPTYESLNAEDLDESEV; encoded by the coding sequence ATGGCTAGTAATCAAATTTACACGCCACCCGCTTTTACTCTTCCAGACCTTGTCGAGATTCAGCGGGCCAGTTTTCGTTGGTTTTTAGAAGAAGGATTGATTGAAGAATTAGCCAGCTTTTCACCTATTACTGACTATACCGGCAAAATTGAGCTCCATTTCCTCGCCCAGAATTACAAGCTAAAGCAGCCGAAATACTCGGTAGATGAAGCCAAGCGGCGGGATGCCACCTATTCAATGCAAATGTATGTTCCGACTCGGCTGATTAACAAGGAAAACGGCAACATCATTGATCAGGATGTCTTTATTGGCGATCTGCCTTTGATGACCGACCGGGGGACTTTCATTATCAACGGGGCGGAACGGGTTATTGTTAACCAAATTGTCCGTAGTCCTGGGGTCTATTACAAATCGGAAACCGATAAAAATGGTCGCCGCAGTTACAATGCCAGCTTGATTCCCAATCGCGGGGCCTGGTTGAAGTTTGAGACCGACAAAAATGATTTGATTTGGGTTCGGATTGATAAGACTCGGAAACTCTCAGCCCACGTTCTTCTCAAGGCCTTGGGACTCAGTGATGGCGAGATTATGGAGCGGATGCGCCACCCTGAGTACTATCAAAAAACTATTGAGAAAGAAGGCAAGTTTACTGAAGAAGATGCTCTTTTAGAATTGTACCGGAAGCTACGGCCGGGTGAGCCTCCCACGGTTTCGGGTGGGCAGCAACTTTTAGAATCTCGGTTCTTTGATCCCAAACGCTATGACCTGGGGCGGGTAGGACGTTACAAACTCAATAAAAAGCTGCAACTGACGATTCCCGATACCACCCGTGTTTTAACCCCAGAAGATATTCTCGCTGCCATTGACTACCTCATCAACTTGGAATTTGATCTGGGTAGTGTGGATGACATTGACCATTTGGGGAATCGTCGGGTACGGTCTGTGGGTGAATTGCTACAGAACCAAGTCCGGGTAGGTCTCAATCGCCTTGAGCGGATTATTCGGGAACGGATGACCGTTTCAGATACGGACAACCTCAGTCCAGCTTCCTTAGTGAACCCCAAACCCTTAGTTGCGGCGATTAAGGAATTTTTCGGCTCAAGCCAGTTATCCCAATTCATGGATCAAACGAATCCCTTGGCAGAACTGACCCATAAACGCCGCTTAAGTGCCTTAGGGCCTGGGGGTTTGACTCGGGAACGGGCTGGGTTTGCTGTCCGGGATATTCACCCCAGCCACTATGGACGAATTTGTCCCATTGAAACCCCAGAGGGGCCCAATGCCGGGTTGATTGGTTCCTTGGCAACTCATGCCCGCGTTAATGAGTATGGCTTTATTGAAACGCCTTTTTATCCAGTCAAAGATGGTAAAGTTCTCAAAGAACAGGCCCCGCTTTACATGACCGCCGATGAAGAAGATGATAAGCGGGTTGCACCGGGTGATATTCCCACGGATGAACAGGGCTATATTCTCGGTGAAGTTGTTCCCGTCCGTTATCGGCAAGATTTCACGACTACAACCCCGGATCAGGTGGATTTCGTGGCGGTGTCGCCGGTTCAGATTATTTCTGTGGCGACTTCGTTAATTCCATTCCTGGAACACGATGATGCGAACCGGGCCCTGATGGGTTCAAACATGCAACGCCAGGCCGTGCCACTGTTACGCTCGACCCGACCACTCGTGGGAACTGGACTTGAATCCCAGGCCGCCCGCGATTCTGGGATGGTTATCCTTAGTCGGACTGACGGGGAAGTGACCTATGTGGCCGCCAACTTGATTAAAGTTCGCTCTCCCCAAGGCCAGGAAATTAGCTACTATTTGCAAAAATACCATCGTTCCAACCAAGATACCTGTCTGAATCAACGCCCACTGGTGTTTGCTGGTGATCAGGTGAAGGCCGGGCAGGTGATTGCCGATGGTTCAGCGACTGAAGGGGGTGAACTGGCCCTTGGACAAAATATCATGGTCGCCTATATGCCCTGGGAAGGCTATAACTATGAAGATGCAATTTTAATTAGCGAGCGGTTGGTCCAAGAGGATATCTACACCTCCATTCACGTCGAGAAGTACGAAATTGAAGCCCGCCAAACCAAGCTCGGGCCGGAAGAAATTACCCGAGAAGTTCCCAACGTCTCTGAGGATTCTTTACGACAACTCAACGAGACCGGCATTATCCGTGTGGGGGCTTACGTCGAGTCCGGTGATATTCTGGTTGGGAAAGTTACCCCGAAAGGGGAGTCTGATCAGCCACCGGAAGAAAAACTTTTGCGAGCCATCTTTGGGGAAAAAGCCCGTGATGTGCGGGATAACTCCTTACGAGTTCCTAACGGTGAGCGGGGTCGGGTCGTGGATGTGCGGGTCTTTACCCGTGAACAAGGGGATGAGTTACCACCGGGGGCCAATATGGTCGTGCGGGTTTATGTGGCTCAAAAACGGAAAATCCAAGTCGGCGATAAAATGGCCGGGCGGCATGGGAATAAGGGAATTATTTCCCGGATTCTCCCGGCTGAGGATATGCCCTTTTTACCCGATGGCACGCCCGTTGACATTGTCCTCAATCCTCTGGGTGTCCCCTCCCGGATGAATGTTGGCCAGGTCTACGAATGTCTTTTGGGCTGGGCTGGCCAAAATCTGGGGATGCGCTTCAAGATTACGCCTTTTGATGAAATGCATGGCCTGGAGAAGTCTCGAGAAACAGTCCACGAAAAACTGCGCCAGGCCCGGGAAGCAACGGGTCATGATTGGGTCTTTGATCCCGAAAACCCCGGTAAGCTCCAAGTCTTTGACGGCCGCACGGGGGAACCTTTTGACCGACCAATTACGGTTGGAATGGCCTATATGCTGAAACTGGTTCACTTGGTGGATGACAAGATTCATGCTCGCTCTACCGGCCCCTACTCTTTGGTGACTCAGCAGCCTCTAGGCGGAAAAGCCCAGCAGGGTGGTCAGCGGTTTGGAGAAATGGAAGTCTGGGCCTTAGAAGCTTATGGGGCCGCCTATATTCTCCAAGAACTGCTTACCGTTAAATCTGACGATATGCAGGGGCGGAATGAGGCTCTCAATGCCATTGTTAAGGGGCAATCTATCCCCAGGCCTGGGACACCGGAATCCTTCAAGGTGCTAATGCGAGAACTGCAATCCCTCTGTTTGGATATTTCCGTCAAGAAAGTGGCGACTGCTGGAGATGATGACTTTACCACTGTCAAAGTTGATCCTGAAGTCGACCTCATGGCTGATGTGATGCAACGTCGGGCCCCAGCACGGCCAACTTATGAGTCCTTGAATGCCGAAGATTTAGATGAAAGCGAGGTCTAA
- a CDS encoding DUF4253 domain-containing protein, producing the protein MPTAHTPAKFAPLYEQQTEAPNFDLETDDIVAKLQAWDEQYGVEIQDVENDALTVMFQTLPEELESLAADIYEFCPDVIDQHFGCFDSIVEDLAPADMSPELAELIAGVDFTNEEFGMTLLIKSLQINKGVGLWWD; encoded by the coding sequence ATGCCGACTGCTCACACCCCAGCCAAGTTTGCCCCACTTTATGAACAGCAGACCGAAGCCCCCAATTTTGACCTTGAAACCGATGATATTGTCGCCAAACTCCAGGCCTGGGATGAGCAATATGGGGTTGAGATTCAAGATGTCGAAAATGATGCCCTCACGGTGATGTTTCAGACTTTGCCTGAGGAGCTAGAGAGCCTAGCCGCAGATATTTATGAGTTTTGCCCGGACGTGATTGATCAACACTTTGGCTGTTTTGACTCCATCGTAGAAGACCTAGCCCCCGCAGATATGTCCCCAGAGTTAGCTGAGTTGATTGCTGGGGTTGATTTTACCAATGAAGAGTTTGGGATGACACTCCTAATCAAGTCCTTACAGATCAATAAGGGGGTGGGCTTATGGTGGGATTAA